From the genome of Vallitalea okinawensis, one region includes:
- a CDS encoding Fe(3+) ABC transporter substrate-binding protein has translation MKKKVWMLLSVLMITVLGVFVGCSSDVVTEEPETKEEVVVEEKTETTDQDTEKEEKEVEKQVVNLYTDRHYDTDEELYKLFTEETGIEVNVVKGKGDELIERLVREGEDTEADLLITADAGRLHRAKTSDLLQPVESEVLTTNIPENLVDQDHQWFGITMRARILAYAPDRVNVEELTTYADLADPKWNDKILVRSSTNIYNQSLVASLIAIQGEEATKEWAAGVVENMAREPEGNDRAQATAVVAGEGDIAIMNSYYIGKMINSSEPEEVKVAESVKIFFPDQDTNGTHINVSGVGLTKHAKNQENAIKLMEFLSSETAQEQYAQANYEYPVNPNVEPSELLQSWGEFKTQDINLSLLGEYNAKAVEIMNEVGWK, from the coding sequence ATGAAGAAAAAAGTATGGATGTTACTAAGTGTATTAATGATTACTGTATTAGGTGTATTCGTTGGATGTTCATCTGATGTAGTGACAGAAGAACCTGAAACTAAAGAAGAAGTAGTAGTGGAAGAAAAAACAGAAACTACTGATCAAGATACAGAGAAAGAAGAAAAAGAAGTAGAGAAGCAAGTGGTTAATTTATATACAGATAGACATTATGATACAGATGAAGAACTGTATAAACTGTTTACTGAAGAAACAGGCATTGAAGTAAATGTTGTAAAGGGTAAAGGCGACGAATTAATTGAAAGACTTGTTCGTGAAGGTGAAGATACTGAAGCTGATTTATTAATTACAGCTGATGCAGGAAGATTACATAGGGCAAAAACAAGCGATCTTCTTCAACCAGTTGAGAGTGAAGTATTGACAACAAACATTCCTGAGAACTTAGTTGATCAAGATCATCAGTGGTTTGGTATAACAATGCGTGCAAGGATACTTGCTTATGCTCCAGACCGTGTTAACGTAGAAGAATTGACAACATATGCAGATCTAGCTGATCCAAAATGGAATGATAAAATTCTTGTTCGTTCTTCAACAAATATCTATAACCAATCTTTAGTAGCATCATTAATTGCTATTCAAGGTGAAGAAGCTACAAAAGAATGGGCTGCAGGTGTCGTTGAAAATATGGCAAGAGAACCAGAAGGTAATGACCGTGCTCAAGCAACAGCAGTAGTTGCTGGTGAGGGTGATATTGCCATCATGAACTCTTATTACATTGGTAAAATGATAAACTCTTCTGAGCCAGAAGAAGTAAAAGTAGCTGAAAGTGTCAAGATCTTTTTCCCAGATCAAGATACAAATGGTACACACATCAATGTTAGTGGTGTTGGCTTAACAAAACATGCTAAGAACCAAGAGAATGCAATTAAATTAATGGAATTCTTATCAAGTGAAACTGCTCAAGAGCAATATGCTCAAGCGAATTACGAGTATCCAGTTAATCCTAATGTAGAACCTTCAGAGCTTTTACAGTCATGGGGAGAATTCAAAACTCAAGATATCAACCTTTCATTATTAGGTGAATATAATGCTAAAGCAGTTGAGATCATGAATGAAGTAGGCTGGAAATAA
- a CDS encoding LysM peptidoglycan-binding domain-containing protein yields the protein MGEQLIKCYAVSLPNESYNYNQDNLYMNGKYIINEQKSDDFSYSCSYREPIQIYAVSDGLGYGEKGSVPSTAVMQILKVLQKRLIEDENLSIQTARKMIRDFVVDTNNKICLYKDQVEDQNVGTTFAAVFLFGNKAFTVHVGDSRVYLFKNDRLLQITQDHLECNSLVKLGIINEEQAEVHKIRSKVTKYFGFDDEEYRLSASFSEVFNVYPGDIIFLTTDGVTDGMSNDDIKNIIEKNNKDEVLLGKEIINRVKQRDTDRTLIMLNIDEVVKGSIIRDKESSNLTSQISLPKVNLDTEDKKKYALYGGIGVACLLVLFLIISGVNSLLGTKEAEPVATPPVVEEQREDNLLEDVAPPVEEEKPAEEGEQVTATPLEEETVEESGESTEVVEDSSIPTHYEVQSGDNLYQIAMTLFDDPAAVQKIAYINNLEDPGNIFVGQKLLLPAADGSIEYKVQSGDTVFSISMKFFGTNSKEEEIMKINNIADVNNLVSGTIIQIP from the coding sequence ATGGGGGAACAATTAATAAAATGTTATGCTGTTTCATTACCCAATGAGAGTTATAATTACAATCAAGACAATTTATATATGAACGGTAAGTATATCATCAACGAGCAGAAAAGTGATGATTTTAGTTACAGTTGTAGCTATCGTGAACCTATACAAATATACGCTGTCAGTGATGGTTTAGGTTATGGAGAAAAGGGATCAGTTCCTTCTACTGCTGTTATGCAGATACTTAAAGTACTTCAAAAAAGACTAATTGAAGATGAGAATCTGAGTATCCAAACTGCAAGGAAGATGATACGTGATTTTGTGGTGGACACCAATAATAAAATATGCTTATACAAAGACCAAGTGGAGGATCAAAACGTAGGAACTACTTTTGCTGCTGTTTTCCTTTTTGGAAATAAAGCCTTCACAGTACATGTAGGTGATAGTCGTGTCTACTTATTTAAAAACGATCGCTTATTACAAATTACTCAAGATCATTTGGAATGCAACAGCTTAGTCAAGCTAGGTATTATCAATGAAGAACAAGCTGAAGTACATAAAATAAGAAGTAAGGTGACGAAATACTTTGGTTTTGATGATGAAGAATATCGTTTATCAGCTAGTTTTTCAGAAGTGTTTAATGTGTATCCAGGAGATATTATATTCTTAACAACAGACGGTGTAACCGATGGAATGAGTAATGATGATATAAAGAATATTATTGAGAAGAACAATAAAGATGAAGTTCTACTTGGTAAAGAAATAATTAATCGTGTCAAGCAGCGCGATACAGATAGAACATTGATCATGTTGAATATTGATGAAGTTGTAAAGGGGAGCATTATTAGAGATAAGGAATCTTCCAACCTTACTTCTCAGATCTCTTTACCTAAAGTCAATTTAGATACAGAAGATAAGAAAAAATATGCACTTTATGGCGGTATTGGTGTAGCGTGTCTACTAGTTCTTTTCTTAATTATATCTGGTGTTAACAGCTTACTAGGAACTAAAGAAGCTGAACCTGTAGCAACACCACCAGTTGTTGAAGAACAAAGAGAAGATAATCTATTAGAAGATGTGGCACCGCCAGTTGAAGAAGAGAAGCCTGCTGAGGAGGGAGAGCAAGTAACAGCGACACCTCTGGAAGAAGAAACAGTGGAGGAGTCAGGTGAGAGTACAGAAGTAGTTGAAGATAGCAGTATACCCACACATTATGAAGTGCAATCAGGGGATAATCTCTATCAAATAGCCATGACTCTCTTTGATGATCCGGCAGCGGTTCAAAAGATTGCATATATCAATAATCTTGAAGATCCAGGGAATATCTTTGTTGGTCAAAAGCTTCTATTACCAGCAGCAGATGGTTCTATTGAATATAAAGTACAGTCCGGTGATACAGTGTTCAGTATTAGTATGAAGTTCTTTGGTACCAATTCAAAGGAAGAAGAAATCATGAAGATCAATAACATAGCAGATGTTAATAACCTAGTTTCAGGTACCATAATTCAAATTCCTTAA
- a CDS encoding ABC transporter substrate-binding protein, which yields MKKLVALLLSLLMVASIIGCTSEQPADSKDSSTGTKTEEKAKTEEKAEEKASTEEKDTLYIPVISKGFQHQFWQAVKSGAEQAAKDYGVEITFEGPETEAMVDKQIEMIEAAMSKQPDALCLAALDSQAVIPLLNQADAAGIPIIGFDSGVDSDIPVATAATDNLAAAAVAADKMAEAIGNEGKVALVVHDQTSKTGVDRRDGFVKRIEEAYPNIEIVDIQYGEGDQLKSTDIAKSIIQANPDIKGIFGANEGSAIGVLNAVKELGKEGEVVVIGYDSGKLQQDAIRNGTMLGAVTQDPIGIGYKAVEAAVKAVNGESVEKDIDTGFFWFDQSNIDTEEIQARLYE from the coding sequence ATGAAAAAATTAGTTGCATTATTACTTAGTTTATTGATGGTTGCATCAATTATAGGATGTACTTCTGAGCAACCTGCAGATTCAAAAGATAGCAGTACAGGTACAAAGACAGAGGAAAAAGCTAAAACAGAAGAGAAAGCAGAAGAAAAAGCATCAACAGAGGAAAAAGACACACTTTATATTCCAGTTATATCAAAAGGATTTCAGCATCAATTCTGGCAAGCAGTTAAATCTGGTGCTGAGCAAGCGGCAAAGGACTACGGTGTAGAAATAACATTTGAAGGACCAGAAACTGAAGCAATGGTAGACAAACAAATCGAAATGATAGAAGCAGCCATGAGTAAGCAACCAGATGCTTTATGTTTAGCAGCTCTTGATAGTCAAGCAGTTATTCCATTGTTAAATCAAGCAGATGCAGCAGGCATTCCAATTATCGGTTTTGACTCTGGTGTAGATAGTGATATACCAGTTGCTACTGCAGCAACTGATAACTTAGCTGCAGCAGCAGTAGCAGCAGATAAAATGGCTGAGGCTATTGGAAATGAAGGAAAAGTAGCTTTAGTTGTACATGACCAAACCAGTAAAACTGGCGTAGATCGTAGAGATGGTTTCGTTAAACGCATAGAAGAAGCTTATCCAAATATTGAAATCGTAGATATTCAATATGGTGAAGGTGATCAATTAAAATCTACTGATATCGCTAAATCAATCATACAAGCGAACCCAGATATTAAAGGTATTTTTGGAGCTAATGAAGGTTCAGCTATTGGTGTATTAAATGCTGTAAAAGAGTTAGGTAAAGAAGGCGAAGTTGTTGTAATTGGTTATGATTCAGGTAAACTTCAGCAAGATGCTATACGTAATGGTACGATGTTAGGTGCTGTTACACAGGATCCAATTGGTATTGGATACAAAGCTGTAGAAGCTGCAGTAAAAGCAGTTAATGGCGAAAGTGTTGAGAAAGATATCGATACTGGTTTCTTCTGGTTTGACCAATCCAACATCGATACAGAAGAAATTCAAGCACGTCTTTATGAATAA
- a CDS encoding ABC transporter permease yields MGMGLGRSKRHINIWSILSLIIILLILVPNLNIFVNIFNEPNDTWDHIKTYLLKDYTINSLTLVIFTGLFATIIGTSLAWLVSVYDFPLRNFFKWTLILPLAIPPYIAAYTYNGLLSYTGAIQSFLRNNFDIYVNQKYFDIMSMQGTIFIFTMFLFPYVYTITRGFMSKQSADLIENARLLGKSPTSIFFRIVLPLSRVAIIGGVSLVVLEVLNDYGVVNYYGIQTFSTAIFTSWFGMGDIDSAIRLAAILMIIVFIILFSEKMLRGRKKYNYTTTKVRPIRPYELKGMKAWLAFLYAGLILMISFIIPVIQLMDWALLSYRKVLDSEFFSLALNSVLVALIASFIMVVIALIVANNNRLSHNLLSKIYGRITTLGYSIPGAVIAIGVMVFFINIDHRLYWLYQLVDSNSGKLVLSTSVVMLIFAYVVRFLGIGYNAVDSGFEKIGITFHEAARTLGKNSIETFFKVDLKMISPAVLGGFLLVFIETLKELPLTLLLRPFNFNTLATKSYEYANDEMIHEAAVPSLLIVLISFIAIYMYNKISQRKGA; encoded by the coding sequence ATGGGAATGGGACTTGGCAGATCTAAAAGGCATATCAACATATGGTCCATTTTAAGCTTAATTATCATCTTATTGATTCTTGTACCTAATTTAAATATATTCGTTAATATCTTTAACGAACCCAATGATACATGGGATCATATAAAAACTTATTTATTAAAAGACTATACAATTAACTCATTGACTTTAGTTATCTTCACAGGATTATTTGCAACGATTATTGGTACTAGTTTGGCATGGCTTGTTTCTGTTTATGATTTCCCATTAAGAAACTTTTTTAAATGGACATTAATATTACCTTTAGCGATACCACCTTATATTGCAGCCTACACATATAATGGTTTACTGAGTTATACTGGTGCTATACAAAGTTTTTTGAGAAATAACTTTGATATATACGTCAATCAAAAGTATTTCGATATCATGTCAATGCAAGGTACTATATTCATTTTTACCATGTTCTTATTTCCTTATGTTTATACGATAACAAGAGGGTTCATGTCGAAGCAGTCTGCTGATTTAATAGAGAATGCTAGATTATTAGGCAAAAGTCCTACATCAATATTTTTTAGAATTGTATTACCTTTATCACGAGTGGCCATTATTGGTGGTGTTAGCTTAGTTGTATTAGAAGTTCTAAACGATTATGGAGTTGTTAATTATTATGGTATCCAAACATTTAGTACTGCTATATTTACTTCTTGGTTTGGTATGGGGGATATTGATTCAGCTATACGATTAGCAGCAATATTAATGATTATAGTCTTTATTATTTTGTTCTCAGAGAAGATGTTAAGAGGACGTAAAAAATATAACTACACAACTACCAAGGTTCGACCAATAAGACCCTATGAATTAAAAGGAATGAAAGCATGGTTAGCCTTTTTGTATGCGGGACTGATATTAATGATTAGTTTCATTATTCCTGTCATACAGTTAATGGATTGGGCATTATTAAGTTATAGAAAAGTTCTTGATTCAGAGTTTTTTTCTTTAGCCTTAAATTCCGTTTTAGTTGCATTAATTGCTTCATTTATCATGGTGGTTATAGCGTTAATAGTAGCTAATAATAATCGCCTTAGTCATAATCTATTATCAAAAATATATGGTCGCATAACGACATTAGGGTATTCTATTCCTGGGGCGGTCATAGCTATTGGTGTTATGGTATTCTTTATAAATATTGATCACCGTTTATATTGGCTCTACCAACTAGTAGACTCTAATAGCGGAAAACTTGTGTTAAGTACCTCCGTAGTTATGCTTATTTTTGCCTATGTAGTTCGCTTTTTGGGAATTGGATATAATGCTGTGGACTCTGGTTTTGAGAAGATAGGTATTACTTTCCATGAAGCAGCAAGGACCTTAGGTAAAAATTCCATAGAAACATTTTTCAAAGTGGACTTAAAAATGATTTCTCCAGCAGTATTAGGAGGATTTTTGCTCGTGTTTATTGAAACATTAAAAGAGTTGCCTCTAACCCTACTATTACGACCTTTTAACTTTAATACTTTAGCTACTAAGTCTTATGAATATGCTAATGATGAGATGATTCACGAAGCAGCGGTACCGTCATTGTTAATTGTTCTAATAAGTTTTATCGCTATTTACATGTATAATAAAATTAGTCAAAGGAAGGGAGCATAA
- a CDS encoding ROK family transcriptional regulator: MFLLKDIDREAIKMSNSKKILQLLYKEGQLTKQDIAKTLGISIPTVTHNVNTLIEEGFVREAGMAVSTGGRKPIVMEFLPDAKYSVGVDIRPHGISIIITNLKSHIISQKELQLLQDDTDEVMTTIDGALKEMLEKHDIKRSNLLGVGFSLHGTVNENKLIFEMAPNASYKNIDFHKYEDLFGTSVYIENEANASAISESLLGVAKQMRNLIYISINEGVGTGIVIKGYLYKGKNDRAGEFGHMVVNPEGPSCNCGSIGCWETFVSTLGLQRLYKEKANQELKIEDIVKRFREGDHDAIQVLNQYTDYLALGLRNILFALDPHYIVIGGEMSKYGDDYYHELINKIYSGNIFYSQRDNKIIISNLDGKAAVLGASLLPLLQLLYGTEKVI; the protein is encoded by the coding sequence ATGTTTTTATTAAAGGATATCGATCGTGAAGCAATCAAAATGTCTAATAGTAAGAAAATATTACAGTTGCTTTATAAAGAAGGTCAGTTGACAAAACAAGATATAGCAAAAACCTTAGGAATCAGTATTCCTACTGTGACACATAATGTGAATACGCTCATTGAAGAAGGTTTTGTGAGAGAAGCAGGAATGGCTGTCTCTACAGGAGGAAGAAAGCCCATTGTTATGGAATTTTTGCCTGATGCTAAGTACAGTGTAGGCGTGGATATACGTCCTCATGGTATATCAATCATCATAACTAATCTTAAGTCCCATATTATAAGCCAAAAAGAGTTACAACTTCTACAAGATGATACAGATGAGGTTATGACTACTATCGATGGGGCATTAAAGGAAATGCTGGAAAAGCATGATATAAAGCGAAGTAATCTATTAGGTGTTGGATTTTCTCTTCATGGTACCGTTAATGAAAATAAACTAATCTTTGAAATGGCACCCAATGCATCTTATAAGAATATTGATTTTCATAAATATGAGGATCTATTTGGTACAAGTGTTTATATTGAGAATGAAGCCAATGCTTCTGCTATTAGCGAGAGCCTTTTAGGGGTGGCAAAACAGATGCGTAATCTTATCTATATCTCGATCAATGAAGGGGTAGGTACAGGTATTGTTATAAAAGGCTATCTTTATAAAGGGAAAAATGATCGAGCTGGTGAATTTGGTCATATGGTAGTCAATCCAGAAGGACCTTCTTGCAATTGTGGAAGTATAGGATGTTGGGAAACCTTTGTATCAACATTAGGCTTACAACGATTATACAAAGAAAAAGCTAATCAAGAATTAAAAATCGAAGACATAGTAAAGCGATTTAGAGAAGGTGACCATGATGCGATTCAGGTCCTAAATCAATATACGGATTATTTGGCTCTAGGCTTACGTAATATCTTATTTGCTCTCGATCCCCATTACATCGTTATCGGAGGAGAAATGAGCAAGTATGGTGATGATTATTACCATGAGCTTATCAATAAAATCTATTCAGGCAATATATTTTATAGCCAAAGAGATAATAAAATTATTATCTCAAATCTTGATGGGAAAGCAGCTGTCTTAGGAGCATCATTATTACCTCTCTTACAATTATTATATGGAACTGAGAAAGTCATCTAG
- a CDS encoding ABC transporter permease codes for MESRVMIKKSSLVNSSAMQKVLAFGSLILLVVVFSVLSPNFLTKSNIISILLATAVNGVLAVGVTFVIITGGIDLSIGTVMTFASVIAGVFITMWGMPIWIGVLGAIGAGALCGFINGFNVAKFKIPAFIATLGMMMITKGLSLVISGAKPIYFTDTPVFSKISTGMTFGIPNAVYIFFTAAIIAGVVLGKTLLGRYTFAIGSNLEATRLSGVSTQKWLIAIHTLTGAFCGIAGILMAARLNSAQPALGQGYELDAIAAVVIGGTSLSGGKGTILGTIIGAFIMSTLINGLRILSVPQEWQTVVTGIIVIGAVIADVARKQKN; via the coding sequence ATGGAAAGTAGAGTTATGATAAAGAAATCTTCTTTAGTAAATTCATCTGCCATGCAAAAAGTATTAGCTTTCGGTAGTTTAATTCTTTTAGTGGTAGTATTTTCGGTATTATCGCCTAATTTTCTTACAAAATCAAATATTATCAGCATTTTATTAGCAACAGCCGTTAACGGTGTATTGGCAGTGGGGGTCACATTCGTTATCATAACTGGTGGTATTGATTTATCAATTGGAACAGTGATGACATTTGCTTCTGTTATAGCAGGTGTATTTATTACCATGTGGGGAATGCCAATTTGGATAGGTGTATTAGGGGCAATAGGAGCAGGCGCATTGTGTGGATTTATTAATGGATTCAATGTTGCTAAATTTAAGATCCCAGCATTTATCGCTACTTTAGGTATGATGATGATTACAAAAGGTTTATCCTTAGTTATATCAGGTGCAAAACCAATTTATTTCACTGATACACCCGTTTTTTCAAAGATATCTACAGGAATGACATTTGGTATACCTAATGCAGTGTATATATTCTTTACAGCTGCAATTATAGCAGGTGTTGTATTAGGAAAAACATTACTAGGACGTTATACATTTGCTATAGGTAGCAATTTAGAAGCGACACGTCTTTCAGGAGTTAGTACACAAAAATGGTTAATAGCTATTCATACTTTAACGGGCGCTTTCTGTGGTATTGCAGGTATTCTGATGGCTGCAAGATTAAATTCTGCACAACCAGCACTTGGGCAGGGTTATGAACTGGATGCAATTGCAGCGGTTGTTATCGGTGGAACATCATTAAGTGGTGGAAAAGGAACTATCTTAGGAACCATCATTGGTGCATTTATCATGAGTACATTGATTAATGGATTAAGAATACTATCAGTTCCTCAAGAATGGCAGACTGTTGTAACTGGTATTATCGTTATTGGTGCTGTCATTGCAGATGTAGCACGTAAGCAGAAGAATTAA
- a CDS encoding ABC transporter ATP-binding protein: MFVQVNNLTFKYANADEDTVKGVSFDLEKGKIASLLGPSGCGKSTLLRLISGLEEPKRGSIVINNETVVDERTYIPPEKRNVGMVFQDYALFPHMTVGQNIVFGLDGGGRKDRQRRLKEVLSLVHLEGYERRYPYELSGGQQQRVAIARALAPEPNLLLLDEPFSNLDTELKEKIRMDLLSIIKSVGITSILVTHDIEDAKALADKVITLNAGQVV, encoded by the coding sequence ATGTTTGTTCAAGTTAATAATCTTACTTTTAAATATGCTAATGCTGATGAAGATACCGTAAAAGGGGTAAGCTTTGATTTGGAGAAAGGTAAAATTGCTTCTTTATTAGGTCCAAGCGGATGTGGAAAGAGTACTTTATTACGCCTAATATCAGGTCTTGAAGAGCCTAAACGCGGTAGCATAGTAATCAATAACGAAACAGTAGTTGATGAGAGGACTTATATACCACCTGAAAAAAGAAATGTTGGTATGGTTTTTCAAGATTATGCTCTATTTCCTCACATGACTGTTGGTCAAAATATTGTATTTGGATTAGATGGCGGTGGTAGAAAAGATCGGCAAAGACGATTAAAAGAGGTATTAAGTTTAGTGCACCTAGAAGGCTATGAAAGACGATATCCTTATGAATTAAGTGGGGGACAACAACAAAGAGTTGCCATCGCAAGAGCATTAGCTCCTGAGCCAAATCTATTATTACTGGATGAACCCTTTAGCAATCTGGATACAGAATTAAAGGAAAAGATAAGAATGGATCTATTGAGTATAATAAAGAGTGTCGGTATCACATCTATTTTGGTTACTCATGATATAGAAGATGCAAAAGCTCTAGCTGATAAAGTCATTACATTAAATGCGGGACAGGTTGTTTAA
- the xylA gene encoding xylose isomerase, with the protein MFKVDQIKFEGKGSRNPLAFKHYNPSEVVGNKTMEEHLRFSMAYWHTLTGEGSDPFGAGTMQRSWDSYTDPMDIAKARVEAAFELMVKLNIPFFCFHDADIAPQGSSLREFQKNLDTITAIMKDYMKDTGKKLLWGTANNFSNPRYVHGAATTCNADVYAIAAAQVKKAMDITKELGGENYVFWGGREGYETLLNTDMKLELDNLAGFMHMAVDYAKKIGFEGQFLIEPKPKEPTKHQYDFDTATVIGFLKTYDLDKYFKMNIETNHATLAGHTLQHELHLARINGLLGSVDANQGDMLLGWDTDQFPTDLYTTTMAMYEILKNGGLHKGGLNFDAKVRRGSFEPEDLFYAHIAGMDAFAKGLKVAHRLLEDKVFENFTAQRYSSFNSGIGKKIIDGEVDFESLSQYALSLDGIRNESGRQEMLEGILNDYMID; encoded by the coding sequence ATGTTTAAAGTCGATCAAATTAAATTCGAAGGTAAGGGTTCTAGAAACCCATTAGCATTCAAGCACTATAATCCATCTGAGGTAGTTGGAAATAAAACAATGGAAGAACATTTACGTTTTTCAATGGCTTACTGGCATACACTTACAGGTGAAGGGTCAGATCCATTTGGCGCAGGAACGATGCAAAGATCATGGGATAGCTACACTGATCCAATGGATATAGCTAAAGCTCGTGTCGAGGCAGCATTTGAATTAATGGTGAAATTGAATATTCCTTTCTTCTGTTTCCATGATGCAGATATCGCACCACAAGGAAGTAGTTTGAGGGAATTTCAAAAAAATCTAGATACCATCACTGCTATAATGAAAGACTATATGAAAGATACTGGCAAAAAACTACTTTGGGGTACAGCAAATAATTTCTCAAACCCAAGATATGTACATGGAGCAGCCACAACTTGTAATGCAGATGTATATGCTATAGCAGCAGCGCAAGTAAAGAAAGCAATGGATATCACCAAAGAGCTTGGCGGAGAAAACTATGTGTTCTGGGGCGGGAGAGAAGGTTATGAGACATTATTGAACACAGATATGAAATTAGAACTAGATAACTTAGCTGGCTTCATGCATATGGCTGTAGATTATGCGAAAAAGATTGGCTTTGAAGGTCAATTCTTAATCGAACCAAAACCAAAAGAACCTACTAAACACCAGTATGACTTTGATACAGCGACTGTTATTGGCTTCTTAAAGACATATGATCTTGATAAGTACTTCAAAATGAATATCGAAACGAATCATGCTACGTTAGCGGGTCATACACTACAACATGAACTTCATTTAGCAAGGATTAATGGTTTATTAGGTAGTGTAGATGCCAATCAAGGGGATATGCTACTAGGCTGGGATACAGATCAGTTCCCCACAGATCTTTATACAACAACTATGGCTATGTACGAAATTCTTAAAAATGGTGGATTACACAAAGGTGGTCTTAACTTTGATGCTAAAGTACGCCGTGGATCATTTGAGCCTGAGGATTTATTCTATGCTCATATTGCTGGTATGGATGCATTTGCAAAAGGATTAAAAGTTGCACATCGCTTATTAGAAGATAAGGTATTTGAAAACTTTACAGCACAACGTTATAGTAGCTTTAATAGTGGGATTGGTAAGAAAATCATTGATGGAGAAGTAGATTTCGAGTCATTATCACAATATGCATTAAGCTTAGATGGTATTCGTAATGAATCCGGACGTCAAGAAATGCTAGAAGGCATTTTAAATGATTATATGATAGATTAG